In the Oncorhynchus gorbuscha isolate QuinsamMale2020 ecotype Even-year linkage group LG05, OgorEven_v1.0, whole genome shotgun sequence genome, one interval contains:
- the LOC124035177 gene encoding uncharacterized protein C22orf15-like isoform X1, giving the protein MYSTDYVDLMDRTGELVNLSVKEKSMEQASSLMKERHSYVLIRICRGDGTEGQKYVPLLNDLDKSHPELAEVLKKLSNPCKEQEEKGGPSRKGSVNQIRRKPTAGNKKNHPGRLKKI; this is encoded by the exons ATGTACTCTACAGACTATGTGGACCTGATGGACAGGACAGGGGAGCTGGTGAACCTGAGTGTAAAGGAGAAGAGCATGGAGCAGGCCAGCAGTCTGATGAAGGAGAGGCACAGCTACGTTCTCATACGCATCTGCA GAGGTGATGGGACTGAAGGGCAGAAGTACGTGCCACTCCTAAATGACCTTGACAAGAGCCATCCCGAGTTAGCAG AGGTCCTAAAGAAGCTCTCCAACCCATGTAAGGAGCAGGAAGAAAAGGGTGGTCCCTCAAGGAAAGGTTCTGTCAATCAGATCCGGCGCAAGCCCACTGCTGGAAACAAGAAGAACCATCCTGGAAGACTTAAAAAGAtatga
- the LOC124036177 gene encoding protein GUCD1-like isoform X1: protein MSGDAILLNVPVIRQLYHWDCGLACARMVLKYLHPVSDEEFQGACWELKLTKSVWTIDLAYLMCQLGVRYRFCTQTLGVDKGFRNQSFYKKHFDTEEDRVNKLFLKAESKNVVVKQCSVTIQEIQEHVDLSHVAIVLVNAVVLVCELCSPPVKYCCFLPVGQKCFCRKPEYQGHFVVVCGFNRSSGCIFYNNPAYSDRVCCTSISNFEEARMSYGTDEDILFIFKES from the exons ATGTCAG GTGATGCCATTCTGCTGAATGTACCTGTCATTCGGCAGCTGTACCACTGGGACTGTGGATTAGCCTGCGCAAGAATGGTTTTGAA GTACCTCCACCCTGTGAGTGATGAGGAGTTTCAGGGTGCTTGCTGGGAGCTGAAGCTGACAAAGAGCGTGTGGACAATTGACTTGGCCTACCTCATGTGCCAGCTGGGGGTCAGGTACCGCTTCTGCACTCAGACACTGGGTGTTGACAAGGGCTTCAGGAATCAG TCCTTCTACAAAAAGCATTTtgacactgaggaagacagagtgaACAAACTCTTCCTTAAGGCTGAGAGCAAGAATGTCGTGGTGAAACAATG CTCTGTGACAATTCAGGAAATCCAGGAACATGTTGACCTGAGCCATGTGGCCATAGTGCTGGTCAACGCTGTGGTTCTGGTGTGTGAACTCTGCTCTCCGCCTGTCAAGTACTGCTGTTTCCTGCCTGTGGGCCAGAAGTGCTTCTGCAGGAAGCCAGAATACCAGGGTCACTTCGTGGTGGTGTGCGGCTTCAACCGGAGCAGCGGCTGCATCTTCTACAACAACCCTGCCTACTCAGACC GCGTGTGTTGCACCAGCATTAGTAACTTTGAAGAGGCTCGAATGAGCTACGGGACAGATGAGGATATTCTGTTCATCTTCAAGGAGAGCTGA
- the LOC124035177 gene encoding uncharacterized protein C22orf15-like isoform X2 — protein MDRTGELVNLSVKEKSMEQASSLMKERHSYVLIRICRGDGTEGQKYVPLLNDLDKSHPELAEVLKKLSNPCKEQEEKGGPSRKGSVNQIRRKPTAGNKKNHPGRLKKI, from the exons ATGGACAGGACAGGGGAGCTGGTGAACCTGAGTGTAAAGGAGAAGAGCATGGAGCAGGCCAGCAGTCTGATGAAGGAGAGGCACAGCTACGTTCTCATACGCATCTGCA GAGGTGATGGGACTGAAGGGCAGAAGTACGTGCCACTCCTAAATGACCTTGACAAGAGCCATCCCGAGTTAGCAG AGGTCCTAAAGAAGCTCTCCAACCCATGTAAGGAGCAGGAAGAAAAGGGTGGTCCCTCAAGGAAAGGTTCTGTCAATCAGATCCGGCGCAAGCCCACTGCTGGAAACAAGAAGAACCATCCTGGAAGACTTAAAAAGAtatga
- the LOC124036177 gene encoding protein GUCD1-like isoform X2 has protein sequence MVLKYLHPVSDEEFQGACWELKLTKSVWTIDLAYLMCQLGVRYRFCTQTLGVDKGFRNQSFYKKHFDTEEDRVNKLFLKAESKNVVVKQCSVTIQEIQEHVDLSHVAIVLVNAVVLVCELCSPPVKYCCFLPVGQKCFCRKPEYQGHFVVVCGFNRSSGCIFYNNPAYSDRVCCTSISNFEEARMSYGTDEDILFIFKES, from the exons ATGGTTTTGAA GTACCTCCACCCTGTGAGTGATGAGGAGTTTCAGGGTGCTTGCTGGGAGCTGAAGCTGACAAAGAGCGTGTGGACAATTGACTTGGCCTACCTCATGTGCCAGCTGGGGGTCAGGTACCGCTTCTGCACTCAGACACTGGGTGTTGACAAGGGCTTCAGGAATCAG TCCTTCTACAAAAAGCATTTtgacactgaggaagacagagtgaACAAACTCTTCCTTAAGGCTGAGAGCAAGAATGTCGTGGTGAAACAATG CTCTGTGACAATTCAGGAAATCCAGGAACATGTTGACCTGAGCCATGTGGCCATAGTGCTGGTCAACGCTGTGGTTCTGGTGTGTGAACTCTGCTCTCCGCCTGTCAAGTACTGCTGTTTCCTGCCTGTGGGCCAGAAGTGCTTCTGCAGGAAGCCAGAATACCAGGGTCACTTCGTGGTGGTGTGCGGCTTCAACCGGAGCAGCGGCTGCATCTTCTACAACAACCCTGCCTACTCAGACC GCGTGTGTTGCACCAGCATTAGTAACTTTGAAGAGGCTCGAATGAGCTACGGGACAGATGAGGATATTCTGTTCATCTTCAAGGAGAGCTGA
- the upb1 gene encoding beta-ureidopropionase — translation MSGSAFESLEKTLEKHIPDEELKEVKRILFGKETKKLVLPACAMEVALERDFELQGYMFEASTEQLRTPRIVRVGLIQNRIVLPTDAPVLDQITALHKRIGEMVDVAAMCGVNIVCFQEAWTMPFAFCTREKEPWTEFAESAEEGYTTRFCQELAKKYNMVVISPILEREEVHNVLWNTAVVVSNSGSVLGKTRKNHIPRVGDFNESTYYMEGNTGHKVFQTQFGKIAVNICYGRHHPLNWFMYSMNGAEIIFNPSATVGGLSEPMWSIEARNAAIANHCFTCGINRVGTEHFNNEFTSGDGKKAHQDFGYFYGSSYVAAPDGSRSPGLSRTRDGLLVTEMDLNLTRQISDKWSFKMTGRYGEYAEELTRATKQDFKPNIIKE, via the exons ATGTCGGGGTCTGCGTTTGAATCTCTGGAGAAGACATTGGAGAAACATATTCCAGATGAGGAATTGAAAGAAGTTAAACGAATCTTGTTTGGAAAAGAAACCAA GAAGTTGGTTCTACCAGCATGTGCAATGGAGGTAGCTTTGGAGAGGGACTTTGAGCTTCAGGGGTACATGTTTGAAGCTTCCACGGAGCAGCTCAGGACCCCGAGAATTGTCCGGGTGGGCCTCATTCAAAACCGCATCGTCCTGCCCACTGATGCCCCTGTCCTGGATCAG ATCACAGCGCTCCACAAAAGGATTGGTGAGATGGTGGATGTGGCGGCCATGTGTGGGGTCAACATTGTCTGCTTTCAGGAGGCCTGGA CTATGCCCTTTGCTTTCTGTACCCGGGAGAAAGAACCGTGGACAGAATTTGCTGAGTCTGCAGAAGAAGGATACACTACCCGCTTCTGCcaagag CTGGCAAAGAAATACAATATGGTAGTGATATCGCCCATTTTGGAGCGAGAGGAGGTACACAACGTTCTGTGGAACACGGCAGTAGTGGTCTCTAACTCGGGCAGCGTGCTGGGTAAAACCAGGAAGAATCACATTCCCCGAGTGGGAGACTTCAACGAG TCCACATATTACATGGAGGGAAACACTGGCCACAAAGTGTTTCAGACCCAGTTTGGAAAGATTGCTGTGAACATCTGCTATGGGCGCCATCACCCTCTCAACTGGTTCATGTACAGCATGAATGGAGCAGAGATCATCTTCAACCCCTCTGCAACAGTTGGAGGACTCAGTGAGCCCATGTGGTCAATCGAGGCTAGGAATGCAGCTATAGCAAACCACTGCTTCACCTGTGGAATCAACCGTGTTGGGACA GAGCACTTTAACAATGAGTTCACCTCTGGGGATGGAAAAAAAG CTCACCAAGATTTCGGGTACTTCTATGGGTCAAGCTATGTTGCTGCTCCGGATGGCAGCCGCTCACCAGGCCTGTCCAGAACCCGTGACGGACTCCTTGTGACCGAAATGGACCTCAACCTGACCAGGCAAATCAGTGACAAATGGAGTTTTAAG ATGACTGGGAGGTATGGAGAGTATGCAGAGGAGCTCACCAGGGCCACCAAGCAGGACTTCAAACCCAACATTATCAAGGAGTAG